One region of Dehalococcoidia bacterium genomic DNA includes:
- a CDS encoding AMP-binding protein, which yields MADYPWYKSYDAGVPHSLAPYPEITLLDVIADTTREMPDHTFMYFKGRYFSYKEASRLFEIMASALIANGVKQGDRVATMLLNTPQQLIAAFGTMKAGAIFVPLNPLYNEDELVHALTTVDAEIIIVWDLLYANIKKVQSRTKLKKVIATSLEDYMLPEAKKPHTVQLEKGDVWMDEFMDKHAKDPAPVVKPRMDDTAIILFSGGTTGAPKGAMLSFRNMAAVGLQTNSWNKQGLITHDDYTMALMPLFHAYGFNGVIASSLCVRSPLAVVANPRDLDDVIDTIRKVRPGSMPGVPTLFIGLMAHPEVAAGKVDFTCLKYCLSGAIPLMVETKQRWEAMTGAPILEAYGLTESTVVFTVGPLKGQWKEGAVGLPLPDVIIKFVDVADPDKELPYGEEGEVVGKGPQIMQGYWNNPKGTAEMIRDGWLYTGDIGYMDKDGYLYLTSRKKDLIKPSGHQVWPKEVEEILTTHPAVAEACVAGIPDPKQVEAVKAWVILRPGQNVSAEELQSFCKDKLTAYKVPKFIEFRDALPKTLVGKILRRVLQEEEKAKKPS from the coding sequence GGTATTTCTCTTACAAGGAGGCAAGCAGGCTTTTCGAGATAATGGCTTCGGCGCTGATCGCCAACGGCGTGAAGCAGGGAGACCGCGTGGCCACCATGTTACTCAATACACCTCAGCAGCTTATAGCCGCCTTCGGCACTATGAAGGCCGGCGCCATTTTTGTTCCGCTTAATCCTTTGTATAACGAGGATGAACTGGTACATGCGCTGACCACTGTAGATGCGGAGATAATCATTGTCTGGGACCTGCTGTATGCAAATATCAAGAAGGTACAGTCGCGCACCAAGCTGAAAAAGGTTATCGCCACCTCGCTCGAAGACTACATGCTTCCGGAAGCAAAGAAGCCGCATACCGTGCAGCTTGAGAAGGGCGATGTGTGGATGGACGAGTTCATGGACAAACACGCCAAGGATCCCGCTCCTGTTGTAAAACCCAGGATGGATGATACCGCTATCATTTTGTTCAGCGGCGGAACAACCGGTGCTCCCAAGGGCGCTATGCTTTCCTTCAGGAACATGGCGGCGGTCGGCCTTCAGACCAATAGTTGGAACAAACAGGGCCTGATAACTCACGACGACTACACGATGGCGCTCATGCCCCTGTTCCATGCCTATGGCTTTAACGGGGTTATCGCCAGTTCCCTCTGTGTTCGCAGCCCGCTGGCAGTTGTGGCCAATCCGCGTGACCTCGATGACGTGATCGACACCATCAGGAAGGTTCGGCCCGGCTCTATGCCCGGTGTGCCTACGTTGTTCATCGGCTTGATGGCGCACCCTGAAGTCGCGGCGGGGAAGGTGGACTTCACCTGCCTGAAATATTGCCTCTCAGGGGCCATACCGCTGATGGTCGAAACCAAGCAGCGCTGGGAAGCTATGACGGGCGCCCCCATTCTCGAGGCCTATGGCCTTACAGAATCCACAGTTGTGTTTACTGTCGGCCCGCTCAAGGGTCAATGGAAGGAAGGCGCGGTCGGCCTGCCCCTGCCCGATGTCATAATTAAATTCGTAGATGTCGCGGATCCTGATAAGGAGTTACCTTACGGCGAGGAAGGCGAGGTAGTCGGCAAAGGCCCGCAGATCATGCAGGGCTACTGGAACAATCCCAAAGGCACAGCGGAGATGATCAGGGACGGCTGGCTGTATACGGGTGACATCGGCTATATGGACAAGGACGGTTACCTCTACCTGACCTCGCGCAAGAAAGATCTCATCAAGCCCAGCGGCCACCAGGTCTGGCCGAAGGAAGTGGAGGAGATACTCACCACTCATCCCGCTGTAGCAGAGGCCTGCGTGGCGGGGATACCGGATCCGAAACAGGTTGAGGCTGTTAAGGCATGGGTGATCCTGCGTCCGGGACAGAATGTCTCTGCAGAAGAGCTTCAATCTTTCTGCAAGGACAAATTAACAGCCTACAAGGTGCCCAAGTTTATCGAGTTCCGCGACGCATTGCCCAAGACACTCGTTGGTAAAATACTGAGGAGGGTGTTGCAGGAGGAGGAAAAGGCTAAAAAACCATCGTAG